The following coding sequences lie in one Arachis hypogaea cultivar Tifrunner chromosome 4, arahy.Tifrunner.gnm2.J5K5, whole genome shotgun sequence genomic window:
- the LOC112797920 gene encoding coumaroyl-CoA:anthocyanidin 3-O-glucoside-6''-O-coumaroyltransferase 2, with product MANKVNHDDTVVKIIEQCQVGPPPGSVPSTSLPLTFFDLPFLCCPVTCTRIFFYEFPHTTTHFMQTLLPNLKHSLSLTLQHFFPFSSNIVFPPKPQAPHILYSQGDTTLHFIVAESTTNFNNLVCNTPRDVTSMYPFVPELPQTVALQDGTLLIPPMAIQVTVFPNSGFTICINFSHVVTDGKAFHSFIKFWSSLCRSKENNLVALPLHDRDIIQDPNGLNPIFLESVWNSPREFIMNPIYNVPNDRVRHRFVLKREQVENLKRLVYTKYQSLLHVSTFVVTCALIWVCKVKSSEDDIKSSGNDEELYLSFWVDCRYLAELKIPLTYFGNCVVNGIVGIKRSKLVGQNGIFEAAVALRSKIKELQSGPYESVETLMSIFSKFATMGHRMTGIAGSPKLDAYESDFGWGKPKLSEVLHVNSPELVSLSDCREKEGGIEVGVAFGRAQMQKFNTILEEILADIALHDS from the coding sequence ATGGCTAACAAGGTGAATCATGATGACACAGTAGTAAAAATCATAGAGCAATGTCAAGTTGGTCCTCCACCAGGTTCTGTTCCTTCAACTTCTCTTCCCCTTACTTTCTTTGATCTTCCATTTTTATGCTGTCCTGTTACATGTACACGCATCTTCTTCTATGAATTCCCTCACACCACAACCCACTTCATGCAAACACTGCTTCCAAATCTCAAACACTCACTTTCACTCACTCTTCAAcacttcttccctttttcttcaaaCATAGTATTCCCTCCAAAGCCACAAGCCCCTCACATTCTCTATTCCCAAGGTGACACTACTCTTCATTTCATAGTTGCTGAGTCCACAACAAATTTCAACAACCTCGTATGTAACACCCCAAGAGATGTTACAAGTATGTACCCTTTTGTTCCTGAGTTACCTCAAACAGTTGCCTTACAAGATGGCACCTTGTTGATCCCTCCAATGGCAATTCAAGTCACTGTTTTTCCCAATTCTGGCTTCACCATTTGCATCAACTTCAGCCATGTGGTTACTGATGGAAAAGCCTTCCACAGTTTCATCAAGTTCTGGAGCTCACTTTGTAGGTCTAAAGAGAATAATCTTGTTGCTCTGCCATTGCATGATAGAGACATCATTCAAGACCCAAATGGACTTAACCCCATTTTCTTAGAATCAGTGTGGAATTCTCCAAGAGAATTCATCATGAACCCTATCTATAATGTCCCTAATGACAGGGTTCGCCACAGGTTTGTGTTGAAGCGTGAACAAGTGGAGAATTTGAAGAGATTGGTTTATACTAAATACCAAAGCCTATTACATGTATCAACATTTGTTGTGACATGTGCTTTGATTTGGGTTTGTAAGGTAAAATCATCAGAAGATGATATAAAAAGTAGTGGTAATGATGAAGAATTATACCTAAGTTTTTGGGTAGATTGTCGTTACCTTGCTGAATTGAAAATCCCCTTAACATATTTTGGGAATTGTGTGGTTAATGGCATTGTAGGAATTAAGAGAAGCAAGCTAGTGGGGCAAAATGGTATTTTTGAAGCAGCTGTTGCACTTAGAAGCAAGATTAAAGAATTGCAATCTGGTCCTTATGAAAGTGTTGAAACATTGATGTCAATTTTTAgtaaatttgcaacaatggggcaTCGTATGACGGGAATTGCAGGTTCACCAAAGTTGGATGCATATGAAAGTGATTTTGGGTGGGGAAAACCCAAATTGAGTGAAGTACTTCATGTGAATTCTCCAGAGTTGGTGTCTCTTTCTGATTGTAGGGAGAAAGAAGGTGGAATTGAAGTTGGTGTAGCATTTGGGAGGGCTCAAATGCAAAAATTCAACACTATTCTGGAAGAGATCCTTGCTGATATTGCACTTCATGACTCATGA
- the LOC112797921 gene encoding coumaroyl-CoA:anthocyanidin 3-O-glucoside-6''-O-coumaroyltransferase 1, with amino-acid sequence MSNKMNNHDDHDHKVKVIEQFQVGPPPGSVPISISIPFSFFDLPWLFYSVTTKRIFFYEFPHPTTHFFQKVLPNLKHSLSLTLQHFFPFSSKIVFPPKPQTPHILYSEGDTLPFIVAESTTTNLNNLVSDTPRDVTCLHPFVPILPSPHALEDGTLLITPMAIQVTIFPNYGFTICINFYHVIADGRAFHNFMKFWASICGSRENSIALPLHDRDMIIQDPKGLKSVFLETLWNSPRKSTLTIVRDVPSDMVRHSFVLRNDHVENLKKLVSANCQSHGLVGTLHVSTFVVTCSLIWVCKVKSEVMNTLPNGDEELYFYFWVDCRYLAKLKIPLTYFGNCLINANTAIKRNKLVGQNGIFEAAVAIGNKIRELQSEPYKNVDTLMSCFSKFGSMEQHAVAIAGSPKFDAYETDFGWGKPMLSEVLQADSRLVSLSDCREKEGGIQVGVALGRTQMHKFNSILEHLLADIAIKGE; translated from the coding sequence ATGTCTAACAAGATGAATAATCATGATGATCATGATCACAAAGTGAAGGTGATAGAGCAGTTCCAAGTTGGTCCTCCACCAGGTTCTGTTCCTATTTCAATCTCtattcccttttctttctttgatcTTCCATGGTTATTCTATTCTGTCACAACTAAACGAATTTTCTTCTATGAATTCCCACACCCCACAACACACTTCTTTCAGAAAGTGCTTCCAAATCTCAAACACTCTCTTTCTCTCACTCTCCAACActtttttcctttctcttccaAAATAGTTTTCCCTCCAAAGCCACAAACCCCTCATATTCTCTACTCAGAAGGTGACACTCTTCCTTTCATAGTTGCTGAATCCACAACAACAAATCTAAACAACCTCGTATCTGACACACCAAGAGATGTCACGTGCTTGCACCCTTTTGTTCCCATTTTGCCCTCACCACATGCCTTAGAAGATGGCACCTTGTTGATCACTCCTATGGCCATTCAAGTAACAATCTTTCCCAACTATGGCTTCACCATATGCATCAACTTCTATCACGTGATTGCAGATGGTAGAGCCTTTCATAACTTCATGAAGTTTTGGGCTTCAATTTGTGGGTCTAGAGAGAACTCTATTGCTCTGCCACTGCATGACAGAGACATGATTATTCAAGACCCAAAAGGGCTTAAGTCTGTTTTCTTAGAAACATTATGGAATTCTCCGAGAAAAAGCACCTTGACTATTGTCCGTGATGTTCCTAGTGACATGGTGCGCCACTCCTTTGTTCTAAGGAATGATCATGTTGAGAATTTAAAGAAGTTAGTGTCTGCTAATTGCCAAAGCCATGGTTTGGTGGGGACATTACATGTGTCAACGTTTGTTGTGACATGTTCTTTGATTTGGGTTTGTAAGGTAAAATCAGAAGTGATGAATACTCTTCCAAATGGTGATGAAGaattatacttttatttttgGGTTGATTGTCGCTACCTTGCTAAACTGAAAATTCCTTTGACATATTTTGGAAATTGTTTGATTAATGCAAACACAGCTATAAAGAGGAACAAGCTAGTGGGACAAAATGGTATTTTTGAAGCAGCGGTTGCCATTGGAAACAAGATTAGAGAATTGCAATCTGAACCTTATAAGAATGTTGACACATTGATGTCATGTTTTAGTAAATTTGGATCAATGGAGCAGCATGCTGTGGCTATTGCAGGTTCACCAAAGTTTGATGCATATGAAACTGATTTTGGGTGGGGAAAACCTATGTTAAGTGAGGTGCTTCAAGCAGATTCAAGATTGGTCTCCCTTTCTGATTGTAGAGAAAAAGAAGGTGGAATTCAAGTTGGAGTAGCTCTTGGGAGGACTCAAATGCATAAATTCAACTCTATTTTGGAACACCTCCTTGCTGATATTGCAATCAAGGGTGAATAA
- the LOC112797922 gene encoding coumaroyl-CoA:anthocyanidin 3-O-glucoside-6''-O-coumaroyltransferase 1 → MANNKVNLIEKCQVGPPQGSVPSPTSIPLSSFDLPWLLNPVSCKRIFFYEFPYSKTHFLQKVVPNLKQSLSFTLKHFFPFSSNIVFPPKPQTPHILYLEGDTLTFTLVESTTTNLNNLLSHTPRDVKCLDPFIPILPSHVLEDGTLFITPLVIQVTLLPNSGFTICITFSHVVSDGRSLHNFIKFWASLCMSKKDLSSLPVLDRDKIGNSNELKSIFLEELWNMPLNSIGHMNFVPNNNVANDMVKHTIVLRRDQIENLKKLVSIKCQSLGLGTLLHVSTFVVTCSLIWVSNVKLECTQISDEFPNEDEELYMMVLADCRYFSEMKIPLTYFGNCLVSGLATMKRSKLVGQNGLFEAAIAIGSKVRELQSDPCKGVETLMSIFRNVVRIRQRLLAIAGSPKLGAYESDFGWGKPKLSEVGHVNSPGVFSLSDCRDIEGGIEVGIALEKSHMHKFNIILNELLTNLVLHQD, encoded by the coding sequence ATGGCTAACAACAAGGTGAATTTGATAGAGAAGTGTCAAGTTGGTCCTCCACAAGGTTCGGTTCCTTCTCCAACCTCTATTCCTCTTTCTTCCTTTGATCTTCCATGGCTATTAAATCCTGTATCATGTAAACGCATTTTCTTCTATGAATTCCCTTACTCCAAAACACACTTCTTACAAAAAGTGGTTCCAAATCTAAAACAATCACTTTCATTCACTCTCAAACACTTTTTCCCTTTCTCTTCCAACATAGTTTTCCCTCCAAAGCCACAAACCCCTCACATCCTCTACTTAGAAGGTGACACTTTAACTTTTACTCTTGTTGAATCCACAACAACAAATCTCAACAACCTCCTATCTCACACACCAAGAGATGTCAAGTGTTTGGACCCTTTTATTCCCATTTTGCCCTCACATGTCTTAGAAGATGGCACCTTGTTCATCACTCCTTTGGTCATTCAAGTCACTCTCCTTCCAAATTCTGGTTTCACCATATGCATCACTTTTAGCCATGTGGTTTCTGATGGGAGATCCTTACATAATTTCATCAAGTTTTGGGCTTCACTTTGTATGTCAAAAAAGGACTTGTCTTCTCTCCCAGTTCTTGATAGGGACAAAATTGGAAATTCAAATGAACTTAAGTCTATTTTCTTAGAAGAACTTTGGAACATGCCCTTAAATAGCATAGGTCACATGAACTTTGTTCCTAATAATAATGTTGCTAATGACATGGTGAAACACACCATTGTGTTGAGGCGTgaccaaattgaaaatttgaagaaaCTAGTGTCTATTAAGTGTCAAAGCCTTGGTCTAGGGACATTGTTGCATGTGTCCACATTTGTTGTGACATGTTCTTTGATTTGGGTTTCTAATGTTAAATTAGAATGTACCCAAATTAGTGATGAATTTCCTAATGAAGATGAAGAATTATACATGATGGTGTTGGCAGATTGTCGTTACTTTAGTGAAATGAAAATTCCCTTAACATACTTTGGAAATTGTTTGGTTAGTGGCTTAGCTACAATGAAAAGGAGCAAGCTAGTGGGGCAAAATGGTCTTTTTGAGGCAGCTATTGCTATTGGAAGTAAAGTTAGAGAATTGCAAAGTGATCCCTGTAAGGGTGTTGAAACATTGATGTCAATATTTAGGAATGTTGTAAGAATAAGGCAGCGTTTGTTGGCTATTGCAGGTTCACCAAAGCTAGGTGCATATGAGAGTGATTTTGGATGGGGAAAACCTAAATTGAGTGAAGTAGGTCATGTAAATTCTCCAGGAGTATTCTCCCTCTCTGATTGTAGAGACATAGAAGGTGGAATTGAAGTTGGGATTGCACTTGAAAAGAGTCACATGCACAAATTCAACATCATTTTGAATGAGCTTCTTACAAATCTTGTACTTCATCAAGATTGA
- the LOC112797923 gene encoding uncharacterized protein: MAQSFGQTEINWDKLDKTKFYVIGAGLFTGVTVALYPVSVVKTRLQVATRNTVERSAFSVAKGLIKTNGIPGLYRGFGTVITGAIPARIIFLTALETTKSASFRMLEPLKLSETTQAAIANGIAGMTSSLVAQSVFVPMDVVCQKLMVQGYAGHSQYSGGLDVVRKVLKTDGIRGLYRGFGLSAITYSPSSAVWWASYGTSQRLMWKFLGHDSPSDQNPPSVQKIMLVQGTGGMIAGATASCITTPLDTIKTRLQVMGHEHRSSIKQVAKDLINEDGWKGFYRGFGPRLFSMSMWGTSMILTYEYLKRVCTKDE; this comes from the exons ATGGCTCAATCATTTGGTCAAACTGAGATCAACTGGGACAA GCTAGATAAAACTAAGTTCTATGTCATAGGAGCTGGCCTCTTTACCGGTGTTACGGTAGCACTCTACCCGGTTTCTGTTGTCAAAACAAGGCTGCAGGTTGCTACAAGGAATACTGTAGAGAGAAGTGCTTTCTCTGTTGCAAAAGGATTGATCAAAACCAATGGAATCCCTGGTTTGTATAGAGGGTTTGGCACGGTTATCACTGGTGCAATCCCTGCCAGGATCATATTCCTAACTGCTCTGGAAACCACAAAGTCAGCTTCCTTCAGAATGCTCGAACCGTTGAAGCTATCTGAAACTACCCAGGCTGCCATAGCAAATGGAATTGCAGGCATGACATCGTCACTTGTAGCCCAATCTGTATTTGTTCCCATGGACGTG GTTTGCCAAAAGTTGATGGTGCAAGGATACGCAGGCCATTCCCAGTATAGCGGGGGTTTGGATGTTGTTCGTAAGGTTTTAAAGACCGATGGTATCCGAGGATTATATCGAGGATTTGGTCTATCTGCTATTACTTATTCTCCTTCAAGTGCTGTATGGTGGGCAAGTTATGGTACAAGCCAACGCCTAATGTGGAA ATTCTTGGGCCATGATAGCCCATCCGACCAAAACCCGCCTAGCGTGCAAAAGATTATGTTAGTTCAGGGTACTGGAGGGATGATTGCTGGTGCCACTGCATCCTGCATTACAACCCCGTTGGATACTATCAAGACACGATTACAG GTGATGGGACATGAACATAGAAGCTCGATAAAACAAGTCGCGAAAGATTTAATCAACGAAGATGGTTGGAAAGGCTTTTATAGAGGGTTTGGTCCGAGATTATTTAGCATGTCGATGTGGGGTACTTCGATGATATTGACATACGAGTACCTAA AGCGTGTGTGTACTAAAGATGAATAA
- the LOC112797924 gene encoding COBRA-like protein 1, translating to MMMMRFSLIEHKPLHTCYCFVFLFLLSFSSSEAYDALDPNGNITIKWDVISWTADGYVAVVTINNFQQYRHISAPGWSLTWAWAGKEVIWNMKGAMTTEQGNCSRLFKGISLPHSCKKNPTLVDLLPNTPYNQKLPNCCKGGVLTSWTQDPTNSVASFQLTVGHAGTTNRTVRVPRNFTFHAPGLGYTCGPAKIVRPTMFISPDKRRVTQAIMTWNVTCTYSHFLAQKSTPTCCVSLSTFYNDTTVPCPTCSCACKHSNSTCVKTDTGKHASVECSNHMCPISVHWHLNLNNKNYWRVNVTISNLNYRMNYSDWNMVIQHPNFNNNLTQVFGLKYKLFTPLDDIHVAMVWGIKFYNNVLIEAGSVEFEVLFRKDNNSSLSLKKDWGFPQRIYFNGDHCVMPPPHAYPWLPNYA from the exons atgatgatgatgcggTTCTCTTTGATAGAGCACAAGCCACTTCATACTTGCTATTGCTTTGTGTTCTTATTCCTACTTTCCTTCTCTTCATCAG AAGCTTATGATGCACTTGACCCAAATGGAAATATCACAATCAAATGGGATGTTATTAGCTGGACAGCTGATGGTTATGTT GCTGTTGTTACAATAAACAACTTCCAACAATATCGCCATATCTCTGCACCTGGCTGGTCATTAACATGGGCATGGGCCGGCAAAGAGGTTATATGGAACATGAAGGGAGCCATGACCACTGAACAAGGAAACTGTTCAAGGCTATTTAAGGGAATAAGCCTCCCACATTCTTGTAAAAAGAATCCAACACTTGTGGATTTACTTCCCAACACACCTTACAACCAAAAACTTCCAAATTGTTGCAAAGGTGGAGTGCTTACTTCATGGACTCAGGATCCAACCAATTCGGTTGCATCATTTCAACTCACTGTTGGTCATGCTGGAACCACCAACCGAACCGTCCGAGTACCAAGGAACTTCACCTTCCATGCGCCCGGTTTGGGTTATACTTGCGGCCCGGCCAAGATTGTTAGACCAACGATGTTCATTTCACCAGACAAAAGGAGAGTCACCCAAGCAATAA TGACATGGAATGTGACATGCACGTATTCACATTTTCTAGCTCAAAAATCTACTCCCACTTGCTGTGTCTCCCTCTCAACGTTTTATAATGATACTACAGTGCCTTGCCCAACATGTTCATGTGCCTGCAAGCACAGCAACTCAACCTGTGTCAA AACAGATACCGGAAAGCATGCTTCAGTTGAATGTAGTAATCATATGTGTCCAATCAGTGTCCACTGGCACCTTAATCTTAATAACAAGAACTACTGGCGTGTGAATGTTACTATTTCCAATCTCAATTATAGGATGAATTATTCAGATTGGAACATGGTTATTCAACACCCTAATTTCAACAATAATCTCACTCAAGTTTTCGGATTAAAGTACAAGTTATTTACTCCTCTAG ATGATATTCATGTGGCTATGGTTTGGGGAATTAAGTTCTACAATAATGTTCTCATTGAAGCTGGTAGTGTAGAATTTGAGGTACTATTTAGAAAGGATAATAACTCGAGTTTGAGTTTGAAGAAAGATTGGGGTTTCCCTCAAAGGATCTATTTCAATGGTGACCACTGTGTAATGCCACCACCTCATGCTTATCCCTGGTTGCCTAATTATGCTTGA
- the LOC112797926 gene encoding protein COBRA — MMGFFFSLMSHHKAVPTCFVFFFLLSCTCFTSTEAYDALDPNGNITIKWDIISWTPDGYVAVVTMNNFQQYRHIAAPGWSMGWTWAKKEVIWSMMGGQTTEQGDCSKFKGNPPHCCKKDPTVVDLLPGTPYNQQIANCCKGGVLSSWAQDPTNAVASFQVSVGRAGTTNRTVKVPKNFTLKAPGPGYTCGPAKIVPPTKFIQSDKRRVTQALMTWNVTCTYSQFLAQKTPTCCVSLSSFYNDTIVPCPTCACGCQSNSSCVNANTPHLASVVAGKNNFSPLVQCTSHMCPVRVHWHVKLNYKEYWRVKVTVTNFNYRMNYSEWNLVVQHPNFDNLTQLFSFNYKSLTPYGDINDTAMLWGVKFYNDFLNEAGPNGNVQSELLFRKDKSTFTFEKGWAFPRRIYFNGDNCVMPPPDAYPWLPNAGSQKEVSLLVLVLAYLVSLVFYACA, encoded by the exons ATGATGGGCTTCTTCTTCTCTTTGATGTCACACCACAAAGCTGTTCCCACTTGCTTTGTGTTCTTCTTCCTGCTTTCTTGCACCTGCTTCACTTCAACAG AAGCTTACGATGCACTTGACCCAAATGGAAACATCACAATCAAATGGGATATCATAAGCTGGACACCTGATGGTTATGTT GCTGTTGTTACAATGAACAACTTCCAACAATATCGGCATATTGCAGCACCTGGCTGGTCAATGGGATGGACATGGGCGAAGAAGGAGGTTATATGGAGCATGATGGGAGGACAAACCACTGAACAAGGAGATTGTTCAAAGTTTAAGGGAAACCCTCCACATTGCTGTAAGAAGGATCCGACCGTTGTGGATTTACTTCCCGGCACACCTTACAACCAGCAAATAGCAAATTGCTGCAAAGGTGGAGTACTTAGCTCATGGGCCCAGGATCCGACCAACGCAGTCGCATCGTTTCAAGTCAGTGTTGGTAGAGCTGGAACCACCAATAGAACTGTCAAAGTGCCCAAAAATTTCACCTTGAAAGCACCCGGTCCGGGCTATACCTGCGGGCCAGCAAAAATTGTGCCACCAACAAAGTTCATTCAATCAGACAAACGAAGAGTGACCCAAGCACTCA TGACATGGAACGTGACATGCACGTATTCGCAGTTTCTAGCCCAGAAAACTCCCACTTGCTGTGTCTCTCTCTCGTCGTTTTATAATGATACTATTGTGCCTTGCCCAACATGTGCATGTGGCTGCCAGAGCAACTCATCTTGTGTAAA TGCAAATACGCCACATTTGGCATCGGTCGTTGCTGGAAAGAATAACTTTTCTCCTTTAGTTCAATGCACTAGCCATATGTGTCCGGTTAGAGTCCACTGGCACGTTAAGCTTAACTACAAGGAGTACTGGCGCGTGAAGGTCACGGTTACCAATTTCAATTACAGGATGAATTATTCAGAGTGGAACTTAGTTGTTCAACACCCGAACTTTGATAATCTGACTCAACTTTTCAGTTTCAACTACAAGTCATTAACTCCTTATGGTGACATAA ATGATACTGCTATGCTTTGGGGAGTTAAGTTCTATAATGATTTTCTCAATGAAGCTGGGCCTAATGGTAATGTACAATCAGAGTTGCTCTTCAGAAAGGATAAGTCAACTTTCACTTTCGAGAAAGGTTGGGCTTTCCCTCGAAGGATCTATTTCAATGGCGACAACTGCGTGATGCCACCACCGGATGCTTATCCATGGTTGCCTAATGCTGGTTCTCAAAAGGAAGTTTCCTTGCTTGTTTTAGTGTTGGCTTATTTGGTATCCTTGGTCTTTTACGCATGTGCTTGA
- the LOC112797925 gene encoding COBRA-like protein 4 isoform X1: MRLVIIIPLCVIVLFSYAGFVSFSPSFAFFIFTHIYFTYLLIFFFLAAYDPLDPNGNITIKWDVMSWTPDGYVAVVTMSNFQMFRHIPNPGWTLGWSWAKKEVIWTMVGAQTTEQGDCSKFKGNVPHCCKKTPTVVDLLPGVPYNQQYSNCCKGGVVSAWGQDPSSAVSAFQVSVGQAGTSNKTVKLPKNFTLLAPGPGYTCGPAKVVPSTVFLTQDKRRKTQALMTWNVTCTYSQFLARKNPSCCVSLSSFYNETITSCPTCACGCQNKKNCVKSDSKFLNTPGAHTPKRDNDPLLQCTHHMCPIRVHWHVKLNYKDYWRVKIAITNFNYRMNYTLWTLAVQHPNLNNITQVFSFDYRPILPYVSINDTGMFYGMKFYNDLLMEAGPSGNVQSEVLLRKDQDTFTFKQGWAFPRKVYFNGEECMLPPPDTYPFLPNAAPVKLLNLTSLIFFLILLLVA; this comes from the exons ATGAGGCTTGTCATAATAATACCTCTCTGTGTTATTGTTCTGTTCTCTTATGCAGGTTTTGTTTCATTTTCACCTTCATTTGCctttttcattttcacacacatatatttcacttatttattgatttttttttttttagctgcaTATGATCCTTTGGATCCAAATGGAAACATAACAATCAAATGGGATGTTATGTCTTGGACACCAGACGGCTATGTG GCAGTGGTAACAATGAGCAATTTCCAAATGTTCCGGCACATCCCGAATCCGGGATGGACCCTAGGATGGTCATGGGCAAAGAAAGAGGTTATATGGACCATGGTAGGAGCTCAAACAACAGAGCAAGGAGATTGTTCTAAGTTCAAAGGCAATGTACCTCACTGCTGCAAGAAAACTCCAACAGTTGTAGACCTTCTCCCTGGTGTACCTTACAATCAGCAATACTCAAACTGCTGCAAGGGTGGAGTGGTTTCAGCATGGGGCCAAGATCCTTCGAGCGCTGTCTCCGCCTTCCAAGTCAGTGTTGGACAAGCTGGCACCTCCAACAAGACAGTTAAACTCCCCAAGAACTTCACTCTCTTGGCTCCAGGACCTGGCTATACCTGTGGCCCTGCCAAGGTTGTTCCCTCCACTGTTTTCCTTACACAAGATAAGCGCCGCAAGACTCAAGCACTAA TGACATGGAATGTTACCTGCACATACTCGCAATTTCTGGCTAGAAAGAACCCGAGTTGCTGTGTATCTTTGTCATCCTTCTACAATGAAACCATTACTTCTTGTCCTACTTGTGCCTGTGGTTGCCAAAACAAGAAGAATTGTGTCAA GAGTGACTCGAAATTCCTCAACACACCCGGCGCTCACACTCCAAAGAGAGACAATGATCCATTGCTGCAGTGCACTCATCATATGTGTCCAATCAGGGTACACTGGCATGTGAAGCTCAACTACAAGGACTACTGGCGAGTCAAGATCGCCATAACGAACTTCAACTATAGAATGAACTACACCCTCTGGACTCTCGCCGTCCAGCATCCGAATCTCAACAATATCACCCAAGTTTTCAGTTTTGATTACAGGCCAATTCTTCCCTATGTGTCCATCA atgaTACTGGTATGTTCTATGGCATGAAATTCTATAATGATCTATTAATGGAAGCTGGACCAAGTGGGAATGTTCAATCCGAAGTGCTTCTTCGAAAGGATCAGGATACCTTCACGTTCAAGCAAGGATGGGCGTTTCCTCGCAAGGTTTACTTCAATGGGGAAGAATGCATGCTTCCACCACCAGATACCTACCCATTCCTCCCCAATGCTGCTCCTGTAAAGCTACTTAACTTAACATCACTCATTTTCTTCTTGATTCTCTTGCTTGTAGCTTAG
- the LOC112797925 gene encoding COBRA-like protein 4 isoform X2 produces MRLVIIIPLCVIVLFSYAAAYDPLDPNGNITIKWDVMSWTPDGYVAVVTMSNFQMFRHIPNPGWTLGWSWAKKEVIWTMVGAQTTEQGDCSKFKGNVPHCCKKTPTVVDLLPGVPYNQQYSNCCKGGVVSAWGQDPSSAVSAFQVSVGQAGTSNKTVKLPKNFTLLAPGPGYTCGPAKVVPSTVFLTQDKRRKTQALMTWNVTCTYSQFLARKNPSCCVSLSSFYNETITSCPTCACGCQNKKNCVKSDSKFLNTPGAHTPKRDNDPLLQCTHHMCPIRVHWHVKLNYKDYWRVKIAITNFNYRMNYTLWTLAVQHPNLNNITQVFSFDYRPILPYVSINDTGMFYGMKFYNDLLMEAGPSGNVQSEVLLRKDQDTFTFKQGWAFPRKVYFNGEECMLPPPDTYPFLPNAAPVKLLNLTSLIFFLILLLVA; encoded by the exons ATGAGGCTTGTCATAATAATACCTCTCTGTGTTATTGTTCTGTTCTCTTATGCAG ctgcaTATGATCCTTTGGATCCAAATGGAAACATAACAATCAAATGGGATGTTATGTCTTGGACACCAGACGGCTATGTG GCAGTGGTAACAATGAGCAATTTCCAAATGTTCCGGCACATCCCGAATCCGGGATGGACCCTAGGATGGTCATGGGCAAAGAAAGAGGTTATATGGACCATGGTAGGAGCTCAAACAACAGAGCAAGGAGATTGTTCTAAGTTCAAAGGCAATGTACCTCACTGCTGCAAGAAAACTCCAACAGTTGTAGACCTTCTCCCTGGTGTACCTTACAATCAGCAATACTCAAACTGCTGCAAGGGTGGAGTGGTTTCAGCATGGGGCCAAGATCCTTCGAGCGCTGTCTCCGCCTTCCAAGTCAGTGTTGGACAAGCTGGCACCTCCAACAAGACAGTTAAACTCCCCAAGAACTTCACTCTCTTGGCTCCAGGACCTGGCTATACCTGTGGCCCTGCCAAGGTTGTTCCCTCCACTGTTTTCCTTACACAAGATAAGCGCCGCAAGACTCAAGCACTAA TGACATGGAATGTTACCTGCACATACTCGCAATTTCTGGCTAGAAAGAACCCGAGTTGCTGTGTATCTTTGTCATCCTTCTACAATGAAACCATTACTTCTTGTCCTACTTGTGCCTGTGGTTGCCAAAACAAGAAGAATTGTGTCAA GAGTGACTCGAAATTCCTCAACACACCCGGCGCTCACACTCCAAAGAGAGACAATGATCCATTGCTGCAGTGCACTCATCATATGTGTCCAATCAGGGTACACTGGCATGTGAAGCTCAACTACAAGGACTACTGGCGAGTCAAGATCGCCATAACGAACTTCAACTATAGAATGAACTACACCCTCTGGACTCTCGCCGTCCAGCATCCGAATCTCAACAATATCACCCAAGTTTTCAGTTTTGATTACAGGCCAATTCTTCCCTATGTGTCCATCA atgaTACTGGTATGTTCTATGGCATGAAATTCTATAATGATCTATTAATGGAAGCTGGACCAAGTGGGAATGTTCAATCCGAAGTGCTTCTTCGAAAGGATCAGGATACCTTCACGTTCAAGCAAGGATGGGCGTTTCCTCGCAAGGTTTACTTCAATGGGGAAGAATGCATGCTTCCACCACCAGATACCTACCCATTCCTCCCCAATGCTGCTCCTGTAAAGCTACTTAACTTAACATCACTCATTTTCTTCTTGATTCTCTTGCTTGTAGCTTAG